The following coding sequences lie in one Miscanthus floridulus cultivar M001 chromosome 9, ASM1932011v1, whole genome shotgun sequence genomic window:
- the LOC136482728 gene encoding 26S proteasome non-ATPase regulatory subunit 1 homolog A-like → MSISTPLPPLASSPLSPCRCRFPPHHRRLPCESLYEDEEFVQRQLLALVAPKVFFYLAELNGALSYVLGAGPLFDVSDDSDYAQTLLAKALDEHTAIQSRATGEEKTMYSGCRLLWKGCWTSTKVMR, encoded by the exons ATGTCGATCTCCACGCCACTGCCTCCTCTGGCTTCCTCGCCACTGTCACCGTGCCGCTGCCGATTTCCTCCCCACCACCGCCGACTTCCATG TGAGAGTTTGTACGAAGACGAGGAGTTTGTCCAGAGGCAGCTTTTAGCACTAGTTGCCCCTAAGGTGTTTTTCTACTTGGCCGAGCTAAATGGTGCTCTGTCGTATGTACTTGGTGCTGGACCCCTGTTTGATGTTTCTGACGACTCTGATTACGCTCAAACACTGTTAG CAAAAGCTTTGGATGAACATACTGCCATCCAATCAAGGGCCACTGGGGAAGAAAAAACGATGTACAGTGGCTGCAGGCTATTGTGGAAAGGATGCTGGACAA GCACAAAAGTTATGAGGTAG